In one window of Ruminococcus albus AD2013 DNA:
- a CDS encoding class B sortase, whose protein sequence is MFRTARFRAAAILLAAAVSLGLLRQFSTSAVHFVPSDAVSAGEEYQDPCEDSDLSSDDTDNHVVLWRDEKTPVQISAEKSDTERSYEEKIREKLKQMSKDCPDIIGWIYVENSDIDYPVVQGKDNQYYLHHAGDGSENLVGTIFLDKISSADFSDPQSILYGHNMEYGMFGDIRKFREPGEFERHRNGRLITMTDSFNIEFFALSIVSAFDTVYDVPAENPHWVDIIRENSICLADTEFTDEDRYIALSTCSFDYENARFLFVGKLITSQKNDE, encoded by the coding sequence ATGTTTAGAACGGCACGTTTTCGGGCGGCAGCGATACTGCTGGCGGCGGCAGTTTCACTTGGATTGCTGCGGCAGTTCAGTACATCGGCGGTACATTTTGTACCTTCCGATGCCGTCTCTGCAGGGGAAGAATATCAGGATCCGTGTGAGGATAGTGATTTATCTTCTGATGATACTGATAACCATGTTGTTCTGTGGCGTGATGAAAAAACACCTGTTCAGATATCGGCTGAAAAATCGGATACCGAGAGATCTTATGAGGAAAAGATCCGTGAAAAACTGAAGCAGATGTCAAAGGATTGTCCCGACATTATCGGGTGGATATATGTTGAAAATTCGGACATTGATTACCCCGTGGTTCAGGGAAAAGACAATCAGTATTATCTTCATCACGCTGGTGACGGTTCGGAAAATTTGGTCGGTACCATCTTTCTGGATAAGATAAGTTCGGCGGACTTTTCAGACCCGCAGAGTATATTATACGGGCATAATATGGAGTATGGTATGTTCGGGGATATACGAAAATTCAGAGAACCAGGGGAGTTTGAACGGCACAGAAACGGTCGGCTGATAACCATGACGGACAGTTTCAATATCGAATTTTTTGCACTGTCCATCGTCAGCGCATTTGATACGGTGTATGATGTTCCCGCAGAAAATCCGCATTGGGTCGATATCATTCGCGAGAACAGCATATGTCTTGCGGATACCGAATTTACCGATGAAGACAGGTACATAGCACTTTCGACCTGTTCATTCGATTATGAAAATGCACGGTTCCTGTTTGTCGGAAAACTTATCACATCGCAGAAAAATGACGAGTGA
- a CDS encoding flavodoxin, with amino-acid sequence MNTIVIFFSRADENYFGGSMKYVEVGNTEIAVGHITELTGFDSFKLEMVQPYSADYMTCIDEAKAHLRENARPELKDMPDVSGYDNIILAYPNYWGTAPMAVFTFLESADLSGKTIYPLCTNEGSGLGKRFGYKEVHKCR; translated from the coding sequence ATGAACACTATCGTTATTTTCTTTTCAAGAGCCGATGAGAACTATTTCGGCGGTTCGATGAAGTATGTGGAGGTCGGCAACACCGAGATCGCAGTCGGACATATCACAGAACTGACAGGCTTTGACAGCTTCAAGCTTGAAATGGTGCAGCCATATTCCGCAGACTACATGACCTGTATTGACGAAGCAAAGGCGCATCTAAGAGAAAACGCACGTCCCGAACTAAAAGATATGCCCGATGTTTCAGGCTATGATAACATCATTCTTGCTTATCCGAACTACTGGGGCACTGCTCCTATGGCGGTGTTCACGTTCCTTGAAAGCGCTGATCTTTCGGGCAAAACGATCTATCCGCTTTGCACAAACGAGGGCAGTGGACTTGGAAAGCGTTTTGGATATAAAGAAGTACACAAATGTCGGTGA
- the srtB gene encoding class B sortase, giving the protein MKLLNKIASAANTLLMAAAAGAGVLMLAFGAYVLYDIRYTDQNAYISQDLLQYRPKVTAEEDGTETFAELREINPDVVGWLELFDTHINYPLVQGENDLEYLNKDIYGDPTLSGSIYLASENERDFSDWYNLIYGHHMDNGAMFGDIRNFLDEEYFDSHQEGLLQTEKATYLIKVFACAYADAYDNVIYNISEDADAKIPELREFLSEHAVQHKEIPKEFSGEKLIGLSTCTDVVTNGRIVLFVRAEPLSQEEAVQYLERSSDDTPGEKIHRSPLGYFTDSDHWALLNLLCVAETFLIFLPITALRRKYRQISYSKKLAKQLEEKMNCDDSSDSQENTENYDREGRRCHEDDEKVCKQLRRFTDNMQIGMIVECVLLIVSAVVFLMTEDLTKKITLSDKWTGLMIVIAAVSLLADHLTFCYRGKMPGKEKLSSHQRNEKVYS; this is encoded by the coding sequence ATGAAACTCCTGAACAAGATAGCGTCAGCTGCAAATACACTTCTGATGGCTGCCGCAGCAGGTGCAGGAGTGCTGATGCTCGCTTTCGGAGCCTATGTGCTATATGATATCAGGTACACCGATCAGAATGCTTATATCTCACAGGATCTTCTGCAATACCGTCCGAAGGTAACAGCAGAAGAGGACGGCACGGAAACATTCGCTGAACTGCGGGAGATAAACCCCGATGTTGTGGGCTGGCTGGAACTTTTCGATACCCACATCAACTATCCTCTGGTGCAGGGCGAGAACGATCTTGAATACCTGAACAAGGATATTTACGGTGATCCCACACTCAGCGGTTCGATATATCTGGCAAGTGAGAACGAGCGTGATTTCAGCGACTGGTATAATCTCATATACGGACATCACATGGACAACGGTGCGATGTTCGGTGATATCAGAAATTTCCTTGATGAGGAGTATTTTGATTCTCATCAGGAGGGACTTCTTCAAACGGAAAAAGCGACATATCTGATAAAAGTATTTGCCTGTGCCTATGCAGATGCTTACGATAATGTCATCTACAACATATCGGAAGATGCAGATGCAAAAATTCCCGAACTGAGGGAATTCCTCAGTGAACACGCAGTACAGCATAAGGAGATACCGAAGGAATTTTCGGGTGAGAAACTGATAGGTCTTTCCACCTGTACCGATGTGGTAACGAACGGCAGGATCGTACTTTTCGTTCGTGCAGAACCCCTTAGTCAGGAAGAGGCTGTGCAGTATCTGGAGCGCAGTTCTGATGATACGCCCGGGGAAAAGATACATCGTTCTCCCCTGGGGTACTTTACGGACAGCGACCACTGGGCACTTCTGAATCTGCTGTGCGTGGCGGAAACATTCCTGATATTCCTGCCGATAACAGCCCTGAGAAGAAAATACAGGCAGATATCATACAGCAAAAAATTAGCGAAACAGCTTGAAGAAAAAATGAACTGCGATGACAGTTCGGATAGTCAGGAAAATACTGAAAATTACGATAGGGAAGGACGGAGATGCCATGAAGATGATGAAAAGGTATGTAAGCAGTTAAGGAGATTTACAGACAATATGCAAATCGGAATGATAGTTGAATGTGTATTGCTGATAGTTTCGGCAGTAGTCTTTCTGATGACGGAAGACCTGACCAAAAAAATCACACTGAGTGACAAATGGACAGGGCTGATGATAGTTATAGCGGCGGTAAGTCTGCTGGCAGATCATCTGACATTCTGTTACAGAGGTAAAATGCCGGGCAAGGAAAAATTATCATCACATCAAAGGAATGAAAAGGTATATTCATGA
- a CDS encoding DUF7601 domain-containing protein codes for MKKTTIKNFLIAVCAACAMTQTLTVSAVSTGMINSENANTVTPNSTANISINKDILLFNTEGSDIYAPNITYSYNIISASTNNETQILTYANSDLENGVPKPGAVPIAVKVHRGQIEAVSSTGDNASTADIVEASIAFGGSGDVVHNANNSSLNLINGNKKISNNMTITVDAMKIYNPNYDPNDASTKIQVNPPGIYRYKIADVTTAETLAAAGVTDGGAANRIYLDVYTKYNTNKDGLDIYGYVLFKSDSDTASITYDETVTITTEGKVTGFDVQTETETVSGVNGQNEITYKSDKYYTYNAKVKKMIDGELADMTHKFPFKVELTNAGVTSQDDFIYRINKDGNNGSTVAAHLAADGSWSLDGITDTTTGLALGQNDEIVLLGLPAGTKIKVTEKNDTGDIYTASAKGTDNAAVNLKSGTADAAASVAVSPDATAEMNAVYDIDGTETITFTNSMKDISVTGLLFSTAPFIIITGAGAVLIVMVIRGRKRRNDNEVI; via the coding sequence ATGAAAAAAACTACTATTAAAAATTTTCTGATCGCTGTATGTGCAGCCTGCGCAATGACACAGACTCTGACAGTTTCGGCAGTAAGCACGGGAATGATAAACAGCGAAAACGCCAATACTGTTACGCCGAATTCCACCGCAAATATTTCCATCAACAAGGATATCCTGCTGTTCAACACAGAGGGATCTGATATCTACGCACCGAATATAACATACAGTTACAATATCATCAGTGCATCAACAAACAATGAGACCCAGATACTTACCTACGCAAACAGTGACCTTGAAAACGGTGTGCCAAAACCCGGCGCTGTACCGATAGCAGTTAAAGTTCACAGAGGTCAGATCGAAGCTGTTTCCTCGACAGGGGATAATGCGAGTACGGCAGATATCGTTGAAGCAAGCATTGCATTCGGTGGCAGCGGAGATGTTGTACACAATGCCAATAATTCCTCTTTAAATCTTATCAATGGCAACAAAAAGATCTCGAATAATATGACGATAACCGTAGACGCTATGAAGATCTATAATCCGAATTATGACCCGAATGATGCTTCAACCAAAATACAGGTAAATCCTCCCGGAATTTACCGCTATAAGATAGCTGATGTTACTACGGCTGAAACACTGGCAGCAGCAGGTGTTACCGATGGCGGTGCGGCAAACCGGATATATCTTGATGTTTATACCAAGTATAATACAAATAAGGACGGTCTGGATATATATGGTTATGTACTGTTCAAGAGCGATAGTGATACCGCTAGCATCACCTACGACGAAACGGTTACGATTACGACCGAGGGTAAGGTAACAGGTTTTGATGTTCAGACTGAAACCGAGACAGTATCGGGAGTCAACGGACAGAATGAGATTACTTATAAGTCAGATAAGTACTACACATACAATGCAAAAGTCAAGAAGATGATCGATGGTGAGCTTGCAGATATGACCCACAAATTCCCGTTCAAAGTCGAGCTGACCAATGCCGGTGTAACATCTCAGGATGATTTCATTTACCGTATAAACAAAGACGGAAATAACGGCAGTACAGTTGCTGCACACCTTGCGGCTGACGGTTCATGGTCTCTTGATGGTATAACAGATACAACAACAGGACTTGCACTCGGACAAAACGATGAGATAGTACTGTTAGGTCTGCCAGCAGGAACAAAGATAAAAGTTACCGAGAAGAATGACACAGGTGATATCTACACTGCTTCGGCAAAGGGTACTGATAATGCGGCTGTAAATCTGAAAAGCGGAACAGCTGATGCGGCGGCTTCTGTTGCAGTTTCTCCCGATGCAACGGCAGAAATGAATGCGGTATATGATATCGACGGTACAGAAACCATAACCTTCACCAACTCAATGAAGGACATTTCCGTAACAGGACTGCTGTTCAGCACAGCACCTTTCATCATCATAACAGGTGCAGGTGCAGTTCTGATAGTTATGGTGATTCGAGGCAGAAAGAGGAGAAATGATAACGAGGTAATCTGA
- a CDS encoding nuclear transport factor 2 family protein encodes MLWRKQKTNGMIYPESSEETAVLKAFETMQQAMIDKDMDTLDKVIKDGTIFTHMSGKQQTKAEYFADIKNGTLNYYGYHIADLFISVDGDHAVLTCTTTLDAKVYGFSGSWDLHTNAYFEKTNGEWIYCNNQER; translated from the coding sequence ATGCTGTGGCGGAAACAGAAAACAAATGGTATGATATATCCCGAAAGTTCGGAAGAAACAGCAGTGTTGAAAGCATTTGAGACAATGCAGCAGGCAATGATCGACAAGGATATGGATACGCTTGATAAGGTCATTAAGGACGGAACTATCTTCACCCATATGTCCGGCAAACAGCAGACAAAAGCTGAGTATTTCGCAGATATCAAAAACGGAACTCTTAATTACTATGGCTATCATATTGCCGATCTGTTTATCTCAGTTGACGGAGATCATGCTGTTCTCACTTGTACGACAACACTTGATGCGAAAGTTTACGGCTTTTCGGGCAGCTGGGACTTGCATACAAATGCATATTTTGAAAAGACGAACGGCGAATGGATATACTGCAATAATCAGGAGAGATAA
- a CDS encoding aldo/keto reductase, which translates to MQTYITLNDGTKIPQFGLGVYQVPEGEATYNAVLDALKMGVRHIDTAHAYQNERSVGRAVKDSGVPREEVWITTKLWPHEYGEGKTAEAIDKMLERLGTDYIDLLLLHQQFGDYLGAWKDMEKAVKAGKVKSIGISNFESERLEELCEAATIKPSVLQVECHPYYQQNELKKRIEKYGTVIESWYPIGHGDKGLIGEAVFTKLAEKYGKSNVQIILRWHIQEGTIVFPRTTNPQHMKENFEIFDFELTADEMAEIRALDCGKRFFNMTLAEQEANLGAWHPAD; encoded by the coding sequence ATGCAGACTTACATCACTTTGAATGACGGTACGAAGATCCCGCAGTTCGGACTTGGCGTTTATCAGGTCCCGGAGGGTGAAGCAACATATAACGCAGTGCTTGATGCACTGAAAATGGGTGTCCGCCACATCGACACGGCTCACGCTTATCAGAATGAGAGAAGTGTCGGCAGGGCTGTAAAGGACAGCGGCGTTCCCCGTGAGGAAGTGTGGATAACCACAAAGCTCTGGCCCCACGAATACGGCGAGGGCAAGACCGCCGAAGCTATCGACAAGATGCTTGAAAGACTCGGAACTGACTACATTGACCTTCTTCTCCTGCATCAGCAGTTCGGTGATTATCTCGGTGCATGGAAGGACATGGAGAAGGCTGTGAAAGCAGGCAAGGTGAAGTCTATCGGAATCAGCAATTTTGAAAGTGAACGCCTTGAGGAACTGTGTGAAGCTGCAACGATAAAACCCTCTGTATTGCAGGTTGAGTGCCACCCATACTATCAGCAGAATGAGCTGAAAAAGCGTATCGAAAAGTACGGCACAGTTATCGAGAGCTGGTATCCCATCGGTCACGGTGACAAGGGACTTATAGGTGAAGCAGTGTTCACGAAACTTGCTGAAAAGTATGGCAAGAGCAATGTACAGATCATCTTACGCTGGCATATCCAGGAAGGGACTATCGTATTCCCGAGAACCACAAATCCTCAGCACATGAAGGAGAACTTTGAGATATTCGACTTTGAGCTGACCGCCGATGAAATGGCTGAAATAAGAGCGCTGGACTGCGGAAAGCGATTCTTCAATATGACGCTTGCTGAGCAGGAAGCAAATCTCGGAGCATGGCACCCTGCTGACTGA
- the lepB gene encoding signal peptidase I, producing the protein MRTFEHTNAETADNSGARAPNSENISAEKHKSPMKPVQAFLLNLLVIITIIWLLFGYAMGAVTAPNNDMSPNIKMKDLLLYYRLEDRYTAQDMVVINKNGRVYIGRIVAVSGDTVNITDDEHLEINGKTVSETNIYTSTPRYEGFVEYPVKLPEDTCFVLADNRSGGEDSRYYGIVDRSEIKGKVVITLRRHNL; encoded by the coding sequence ATGAGGACATTTGAACATACTAATGCCGAAACGGCTGATAACAGTGGAGCAAGAGCACCAAACAGTGAGAACATATCCGCTGAAAAGCACAAGTCGCCGATGAAACCTGTACAGGCCTTTCTGCTTAATCTGTTAGTCATAATAACAATTATCTGGCTGCTGTTCGGGTACGCGATGGGTGCGGTAACTGCACCGAACAACGATATGTCACCGAATATCAAGATGAAAGATCTGCTGTTGTATTATCGTCTTGAAGACCGGTACACCGCACAGGATATGGTGGTCATCAACAAAAACGGCAGAGTATATATCGGGCGTATAGTAGCGGTAAGCGGTGATACGGTGAATATAACGGATGATGAACATCTGGAGATAAACGGAAAAACAGTTTCGGAAACAAATATTTACACTTCCACCCCGAGGTATGAGGGGTTTGTGGAATATCCCGTAAAGCTGCCCGAGGATACCTGCTTTGTACTTGCCGATAACCGCAGCGGCGGTGAGGACAGCAGATACTACGGTATCGTTGACCGCAGCGAGATTAAGGGCAAGGTAGTAATCACACTGAGAAGACATAACTTATAA